One Helicobacter cetorum MIT 00-7128 DNA window includes the following coding sequences:
- a CDS encoding UDP-glucose dehydrogenase, with the protein MLEIIIVGFGVVGKNMTKFFTHKSLEELEKLKTLTQKAKTSLVLDTLSPKVKLKIYDPKLGFKLENSPNNSLKYAFICVPTDNDSKQECNLKNVKEVLSTLKADIYIIKSTIPPNTTDAFIKETNKKIIFSPEYFGSTLNNQNFNNHFVILGGKTHLTHKVANLYQFFVPSNFIIRTTTALNAEITKYMENSFIATKVTFMNEFYRIAKTLEADFFEIRELFLLDERMSRFFSFVFEESPFYDSHCLNKDIPALITHLEKNHNYKALVLQKIMQINEIYKQELKA; encoded by the coding sequence ATGCTAGAAATTATCATTGTAGGTTTTGGTGTGGTAGGAAAAAACATGACCAAGTTTTTTACCCACAAATCTTTAGAAGAGCTAGAAAAGCTTAAAACATTAACACAAAAAGCAAAGACTTCATTAGTTTTAGACACTTTAAGCCCTAAGGTTAAACTTAAGATTTATGACCCTAAACTAGGCTTTAAACTAGAAAATAGCCCTAATAACTCTCTAAAATATGCTTTTATTTGTGTCCCTACCGACAATGACTCTAAGCAAGAATGTAATTTAAAAAATGTCAAAGAAGTATTAAGCACTTTAAAAGCTGACATTTATATCATTAAATCCACTATTCCCCCTAATACCACAGATGCATTCATTAAAGAGACTAATAAAAAGATTATTTTTAGCCCTGAATATTTTGGTAGCACTCTCAATAATCAAAACTTTAATAATCATTTTGTAATTTTAGGGGGCAAGACACATTTAACACACAAAGTTGCTAATCTCTATCAATTTTTTGTGCCATCAAATTTCATCATCCGCACCACCACTGCTCTAAACGCTGAAATTACAAAATACATGGAAAACAGCTTTATAGCCACTAAAGTAACCTTTATGAATGAGTTTTATCGCATCGCCAAAACTTTGGAAGCTGATTTTTTTGAAATAAGAGAATTGTTTTTGTTAGATGAGAGAATGAGTCGCTTTTTTAGTTTTGTGTTTGAAGAAAGCCCTTTTTATGACAGCCATTGTTTAAACAAGGACATTCCAGCCCTAATCACACATTTAGAAAAGAATCACAACTATAAAGCTTTAGTTTTACAAAAAATAATGCAGATAAATGAAATCTACAAACAAGAATTAAAGGCTTAA
- a CDS encoding outer membrane protein, which produces MRCHSITPPPNKLKLSYFPFLVSLILSSVHILHAETYEEMKERLTKEVKQEIAQKKAQEKAKEKALHDEIMQEELKKEVYEEELKKAQQQDKTPATTSSQTTPEKQESFLEQERRKKIERTERAIKHENLHINWNPQANSSNSQSKKIRSFRFSNNDNQDTKRYADKSAFYLGLGYQLGNVGKTLTTTNYAIQVQKQGFLDLDSTISLNQEQHSSSSSSISNGVGIVLGYKWVGKHKHTKWSGFRWGLFGDLTASTYQRGSYFYNNTISATNSSEQIYQKNGDIKIITYGTYLDWLINAYNGDKFFAGFRLGVAFGGANYSVSDTNVYQSYLKQYVGGNLTYGTFQFLVNLGVRLGGRHNHFEFGVKIPTISDTYMQANTNKHKILSLLYGMGSLNAKLPYSVTFQRNFALYFNYIFSF; this is translated from the coding sequence ATGCGTTGTCATTCAATTACCCCCCCCCCCAATAAATTAAAGTTATCCTATTTCCCTTTTTTAGTTTCACTGATACTATCAAGTGTTCATATACTTCATGCAGAAACTTATGAAGAAATGAAAGAACGCCTTACTAAAGAAGTAAAACAAGAAATCGCTCAAAAGAAAGCCCAAGAAAAGGCTAAAGAAAAAGCCTTGCATGATGAAATTATGCAAGAAGAATTAAAAAAAGAAGTTTATGAAGAAGAGTTGAAAAAGGCTCAACAACAAGATAAAACGCCTGCTACTACAAGCTCACAAACAACCCCAGAAAAACAAGAGAGCTTTTTAGAACAAGAGAGACGCAAAAAAATTGAAAGAACCGAGCGAGCTATTAAACACGAAAATTTGCATATTAATTGGAATCCTCAAGCTAACTCTAGTAATTCGCAAAGTAAAAAGATAAGGTCTTTTAGATTCAGTAATAATGATAACCAAGACACTAAGCGCTATGCTGATAAAAGCGCTTTTTATTTAGGGCTAGGGTATCAATTAGGCAATGTGGGTAAGACACTCACTACAACAAATTATGCTATTCAGGTTCAAAAACAAGGGTTTTTAGATTTAGATTCAACCATTAGTCTTAATCAAGAACAGCATTCTTCTAGTAGCTCTAGTATATCTAATGGTGTGGGGATTGTGTTAGGCTATAAATGGGTAGGCAAGCATAAGCACACCAAATGGAGTGGTTTTAGGTGGGGGCTTTTTGGCGATTTAACAGCCTCTACTTATCAGCGAGGGAGCTATTTTTATAATAATACAATCAGTGCTACTAATTCTAGCGAACAGATTTATCAAAAAAATGGGGATATTAAAATTATCACTTATGGCACTTATTTAGATTGGCTTATCAATGCGTATAATGGCGATAAATTTTTTGCCGGTTTTAGACTAGGCGTGGCTTTTGGTGGGGCAAACTACAGCGTAAGTGATACAAATGTCTATCAAAGCTATTTAAAGCAATATGTCGGTGGCAATCTCACCTATGGCACTTTCCAATTTTTAGTGAATTTAGGGGTGCGTTTAGGGGGTAGGCACAATCATTTTGAATTTGGTGTCAAAATCCCCACTATCAGTGATACTTATATGCAAGCTAATACCAATAAGCATAAAATTCTTAGTTTGCTCTATGGTATGGGTAGCTTGAATGCGAAATTACCCTATAGTGTAACTTTTCAAAGAAATTTTGCCCTTTATTTTAATTATATTTTCAGTTTTTAA
- a CDS encoding glycosyltransferase family 25 protein: protein MLNIFIISLKCFVKRYSYATNLVKQENANNKYSWHIFDAIDAKGLDFKNDMFLKEHTRDFFLQMQSTKQANCLDYLLSIKWHGKELSHSEIACYYSHYLLWQKCIELQKPIVVLEDDVSLHSNFYEGLKAIQTSGFDYVRLMHLKNAKLKSQAKTKSLKPYFKQLLQDTYGLGAQGYFITPKAASRFIKASKIFVVPVDFLMDAYFYHQVPNIVYEPFLIQDKEEVSTITRIKDIKTLPKMIYFLHKLYKKFYKLFYDTFKT from the coding sequence ATGTTAAATATTTTTATTATTTCACTTAAATGCTTTGTAAAAAGATATTCTTATGCTACAAACTTAGTCAAACAAGAAAATGCTAACAATAAATACTCTTGGCATATTTTTGATGCTATAGATGCTAAAGGCTTAGATTTTAAAAATGATATGTTTTTAAAAGAGCATACAAGAGATTTTTTCTTACAAATGCAATCCACAAAACAAGCTAATTGTTTGGACTATCTATTAAGTATTAAATGGCATGGCAAAGAATTAAGTCATAGTGAAATAGCTTGTTATTACTCGCATTATTTATTGTGGCAAAAATGTATAGAGTTGCAAAAACCTATAGTTGTTTTAGAAGATGATGTGAGTTTGCATTCTAATTTTTATGAAGGGTTGAAAGCGATACAAACGAGTGGATTTGACTATGTAAGGCTTATGCATTTAAAAAACGCCAAATTAAAATCACAAGCCAAGACTAAAAGCTTAAAACCCTATTTCAAGCAACTTCTGCAAGACACTTATGGTTTAGGAGCGCAAGGCTATTTCATCACCCCAAAAGCGGCGTCAAGATTTATTAAAGCGAGTAAGATTTTTGTTGTGCCGGTGGATTTTTTGATGGATGCGTATTTTTACCACCAAGTGCCTAATATCGTGTATGAACCCTTTTTAATTCAAGACAAAGAGGAAGTTAGCACCATTACTAGAATCAAAGACATTAAAACATTGCCAAAAATGATTTATTTTTTACACAAGCTGTATAAAAAATTTTATAAATTATTTTATGATACATTCAAAACTTAA
- a CDS encoding glycosyltransferase yields MTIPIIFAFDDNYAIAASVAFYSLLKNAQCGVYYKLYALHKNLSSIHQAKLQATIKPFKAYSSLEFIDVSSYNPWGENYIFHAHSKAQKRFGDMYLYKYLSASIFLNYDKIIFSDVDVVFCKDITESFINFNENKVFAGVIRLDRHKKVCLKEHYLIINLALIRKLFLEEKFLKMIKKYCNTTMYYESKISALVFDKIEYLPLKYEILSSQYKNLSLNQCYEGLHPHYYKSIKESLEQCVILHFYGENKEFGINYKPWINKNAPKAGIWFEILKNTAYKDDLKF; encoded by the coding sequence ATGACTATTCCTATTATTTTTGCTTTTGATGATAATTATGCGATAGCCGCTAGCGTTGCCTTTTATTCTTTGTTGAAAAACGCTCAGTGCGGCGTTTATTACAAGCTTTATGCTTTACACAAAAATCTTTCTTCAATCCATCAAGCAAAACTGCAAGCCACGATAAAACCTTTTAAAGCATATTCTTCTTTAGAATTTATTGATGTGTCTTCTTATAACCCGTGGGGAGAAAACTACATTTTCCACGCTCATTCAAAGGCTCAAAAAAGATTTGGAGATATGTATCTTTATAAATATTTGAGTGCAAGTATTTTTTTAAATTATGACAAGATTATTTTTAGTGATGTAGATGTTGTGTTTTGTAAGGATATTACAGAAAGTTTTATCAATTTTAATGAAAATAAAGTGTTTGCTGGAGTCATAAGACTAGATAGGCACAAAAAAGTGTGTTTGAAAGAACACTATCTAATTATTAATTTAGCCTTAATACGCAAACTTTTTTTAGAAGAAAAATTTTTAAAGATGATTAAAAAATATTGCAACACTACCATGTATTATGAGTCTAAAATTAGTGCATTAGTCTTTGATAAAATAGAATATCTCCCCTTAAAATATGAGATTTTATCTTCTCAATACAAAAATTTATCTTTAAATCAATGCTATGAGGGATTGCACCCACACTATTATAAATCCATTAAAGAGAGCTTAGAGCAATGTGTTATTTTACATTTTTATGGCGAAAATAAAGAGTTTGGCATAAATTATAAGCCTTGGATAAACAAAAATGCCCCAAAAGCGGGTATTTGGTTTGAGATTTTAAAAAACACCGCTTATAAAGACGACCTTAAGTTTTGA
- a CDS encoding M48 family metallopeptidase, translating into MEDLWMDMVVCVAYWLFYTIPHIVGDGLQLNFVRQKLHQKPILLSQNDYEEAGNYAIKKLQLSVFTQVLDGLVFAWWVFFGLSMLENCIHYLELPEIMGYLVFALLFLSCQSVLSLPLSYYTTMCLDKQFGFSKTTPQLFFKDFLKSLIITLVMGLVVIYLLIMVMQYVEHWEIGGFFIVFAFMVLMNLFYPKISQIFNQFTPLENKELEGKIKSMMNQAGFRSEGIFVMDASKRDGRLNAYFGGLGKNKRVVLFDTLLSKVETKGLLAILGHELGHFKHKDLLKSLALMGALLAIIFALISNLPSAVFEGFNVSETPASLIAILLLLLPVFSFYAMPIIGFFSRKNEYAADRFGASLSSKETLAEALVCIVNENKAFPYSHPFYIFLHYTHPPLVERLKALDYEIE; encoded by the coding sequence TTGGAGGATTTATGGATGGATATGGTAGTTTGTGTGGCTTATTGGCTGTTTTATACTATCCCTCATATAGTAGGCGATGGGCTTCAGCTCAACTTTGTGCGTCAAAAACTTCATCAAAAGCCAATTTTGTTATCCCAAAATGATTATGAAGAAGCGGGAAATTATGCGATTAAAAAATTACAATTATCAGTGTTTACGCAAGTATTAGATGGTTTGGTTTTTGCGTGGTGGGTATTTTTTGGGCTTAGTATGCTAGAAAATTGCATTCATTATTTAGAGTTGCCAGAAATTATGGGTTATTTGGTATTTGCATTACTATTTTTGAGCTGTCAAAGTGTGCTTTCATTGCCCTTAAGCTACTATACTACGATGTGCTTGGATAAACAATTTGGTTTTTCAAAAACCACACCGCAACTTTTTTTTAAAGATTTTTTAAAGAGTCTCATTATCACTCTAGTTATGGGCTTAGTAGTGATTTATCTACTCATTATGGTCATGCAATATGTGGAGCATTGGGAGATTGGCGGATTCTTTATTGTTTTTGCGTTTATGGTTTTAATGAATCTTTTTTATCCTAAAATTTCACAAATTTTTAATCAATTCACGCCTTTAGAAAATAAAGAGCTAGAAGGCAAAATTAAAAGCATGATGAATCAAGCAGGTTTTAGAAGTGAGGGGATATTTGTTATGGATGCAAGCAAGCGAGATGGGCGCTTGAATGCGTATTTTGGAGGCTTGGGAAAAAATAAGCGAGTGGTATTATTTGATACTTTGTTGTCTAAGGTTGAAACTAAAGGACTTTTGGCTATTTTAGGGCATGAATTAGGGCATTTTAAACATAAGGATTTATTAAAGAGTTTAGCTCTTATGGGAGCGTTATTAGCAATCATTTTTGCTTTAATCTCTAATTTGCCATCAGCAGTGTTTGAGGGGTTTAATGTCTCAGAAACACCAGCAAGCTTGATTGCAATTTTATTATTGCTTTTACCGGTATTTTCCTTTTATGCGATGCCTATTATTGGATTTTTTAGCCGTAAGAATGAATATGCTGCGGATAGATTTGGGGCGAGCTTAAGCTCTAAAGAAACCTTAGCAGAGGCTTTGGTGTGTATTGTTAATGAAAATAAGGCTTTCCCATATTCACACCCTTTTTATATCTTCTTACATTATACGCACCCGCCTTTAGTAGAGCGTTTGAAAGCCTTAGATTACGAGATTGAATGA
- the prmC gene encoding peptide chain release factor N(5)-glutamine methyltransferase, protein MTISKALGHAREELAKEGFRGALESEKILSFVLNKERVFLHANSQMLLDEKEKERFFALVRKRRAYEPLEYLLKRCSFYGRDFYVNKNVLIPRPETEILVEKALHLINQYHLQDIGEIGIGSGCISISLALENPSISLLASDISKGALEVAQKNIDSYHLSERIKLVETNLWDNMPRIPELLISNPPYIARGYPLDKSVLKEPHNALFGGIKGDEILKEIIIQASDLHIRFLICEMGYNQQMSMQECLKACGYKAEFYKDWSGFDRGFIGILDS, encoded by the coding sequence ATGACTATTTCTAAGGCATTAGGTCATGCTAGAGAGGAATTAGCTAAAGAGGGTTTTAGGGGGGCATTAGAATCTGAAAAGATTTTGAGTTTTGTGCTAAATAAAGAGCGTGTGTTTTTGCATGCTAACTCTCAAATGCTTTTAGACGAAAAAGAAAAAGAGCGTTTTTTTGCCCTAGTAAGAAAGCGTAGGGCTTATGAGCCTTTAGAGTATTTATTAAAGCGTTGCAGTTTTTATGGGCGTGATTTTTATGTCAATAAAAATGTGTTAATCCCACGCCCAGAAACAGAGATTTTGGTAGAAAAAGCTCTTCATCTCATCAATCAATATCATTTGCAAGATATAGGCGAAATAGGCATAGGTAGTGGGTGCATTTCAATTAGCTTGGCTTTGGAAAATCCTAGTATTTCTCTTTTGGCAAGCGATATTTCAAAAGGTGCTTTAGAGGTAGCGCAAAAAAATATTGATTCTTATCATTTATCAGAGCGTATTAAGTTAGTAGAGACAAATTTATGGGATAATATGCCTAGAATTCCTGAATTACTTATTTCTAATCCCCCTTATATTGCTAGGGGCTATCCTTTGGATAAGAGTGTTTTAAAAGAACCGCATAACGCTCTTTTTGGAGGTATTAAGGGTGATGAGATTTTAAAAGAAATCATTATTCAAGCCTCTGATTTACACATTAGGTTTTTAATTTGTGAAATGGGCTATAATCAGCAAATGAGCATGCAAGAATGCCTAAAAGCTTGTGGTTATAAGGCGGAGTTTTATAAAGATTGGAGTGGTTTTGATAGGGGGTTTATAGGGATTTTAGATTCTTAA
- a CDS encoding LOG family protein, with amino-acid sequence MKTIAVIGDASLSPNDIKNTIALELGELLIDNGYRVANGGLGGVMESVSKGARNSKHYTKGCVIGVLPNYDTGMQNPYIDVSIPTGLGLSQANVLISLAQAVIIVGGKAGTLAEIAFAWQMQKLMIALDVEGIAQNFLDKPLDSRRKDKIYKAHSVKHALELLNAKIKEYDPYVFKGIEKARMDTQKVQHFLSQHCKLKDLTFLAERPEGFVFRDNQNVYKWLDFYKHSKWQDEFITKNALCYQLCALQESLANLKQEHLPNFNIQKFKDGILLSYPFVESESFEKFTSKTPLKLQAFIDLMLFFKKLQWVLSDLKPSNLRLSHQKVLMVCDIGHSIFPYSKVLFMGMLRRAFVCFVLQDKTLQQDIKPYLSLANNSDDFSLIIKDFNLDSTKIKQDFKIFCESVSL; translated from the coding sequence ATGAAAACTATTGCGGTAATAGGCGATGCTTCTTTAAGTCCTAATGACATTAAAAATACCATAGCTTTAGAATTAGGCGAATTATTAATAGATAATGGCTATAGGGTGGCTAATGGGGGTTTGGGGGGCGTGATGGAATCAGTCAGTAAGGGGGCTAGAAATTCCAAACATTATACCAAAGGTTGCGTTATAGGGGTGTTGCCTAACTACGATACAGGTATGCAAAATCCTTATATAGATGTGAGTATCCCTACAGGGTTAGGGCTAAGTCAAGCTAATGTCCTCATTTCTTTAGCCCAAGCGGTCATTATTGTGGGTGGGAAAGCTGGCACTTTAGCAGAAATCGCTTTTGCATGGCAAATGCAAAAACTTATGATTGCTTTAGATGTAGAAGGCATCGCTCAAAATTTTTTAGACAAACCCTTAGATTCACGCCGTAAAGACAAAATCTATAAGGCCCATAGCGTTAAGCATGCTTTAGAGTTGTTGAATGCTAAAATCAAAGAGTATGACCCCTATGTTTTTAAGGGGATTGAGAAAGCTAGAATGGACACACAAAAAGTGCAACATTTTTTATCACAACATTGCAAACTTAAAGATTTAACTTTTTTAGCTGAGAGACCTGAAGGCTTTGTTTTTAGAGATAACCAAAATGTTTATAAATGGTTAGATTTTTATAAGCACTCTAAATGGCAAGATGAGTTTATAACAAAGAATGCCTTGTGCTACCAACTCTGTGCCTTACAAGAAAGTTTAGCAAACTTAAAACAAGAGCATTTGCCTAACTTTAATATCCAAAAATTCAAAGATGGGATTTTATTGAGTTATCCTTTTGTAGAAAGCGAGAGTTTTGAAAAATTTACTTCTAAGACCCCATTAAAATTACAAGCTTTTATTGATTTAATGCTCTTTTTCAAAAAACTACAATGGGTATTGAGCGATTTAAAACCGAGCAATTTACGCCTTAGTCATCAAAAAGTTTTAATGGTGTGCGATATAGGTCATAGCATTTTTCCTTATTCCAAAGTTTTGTTTATGGGTATGCTTAGGCGTGCTTTTGTGTGCTTTGTTTTGCAAGATAAAACTTTACAACAAGACATCAAGCCTTATCTGAGCCTAGCAAACAATAGTGATGACTTTTCTTTGATAATTAAAGATTTTAATTTAGATAGCACAAAAATCAAGCAAGATTTTAAGATTTTTTGTGAAAGTGTGTCTTTATGA
- a CDS encoding ribbon-helix-helix domain-containing protein, giving the protein MKMPYYEDNLSQEQETKTKSKLGRKPKSDASKKTRAVSLYFSDEQYVKLEKIANDEEESVGSYIKRYILKALRKIEQDARS; this is encoded by the coding sequence ATGAAAATGCCTTACTATGAAGACAATTTGTCTCAAGAACAAGAAACAAAAACCAAGAGTAAGCTAGGGCGCAAACCTAAAAGCGATGCGAGCAAAAAAACTCGTGCTGTGAGCTTGTATTTCTCTGATGAGCAATATGTCAAATTAGAGAAAATTGCTAATGATGAGGAGGAAAGCGTAGGCTCTTATATCAAGCGCTACATTTTAAAAGCCTTGCGAAAAATAGAACAAGACGCTCGCTCTTAG
- the gdhA gene encoding NADP-specific glutamate dehydrogenase, with protein MYAEKILNHLTNKYPHQKEFHQAVHEALSSLKPLLDSDKSFEKHAILERLVEPEREIFFRVSWLDDNNQIQVNRGCRIEFNSAIGPYKGGLRFHPSVNESVIKFLGFEQVLKNSLTTLAMGGAKGGSDFDPKNKSEHEIMRFCQAFMNELYRHIGATTDVPAGDTGVGEREIGYLFGQYKKLVNRFEGVLTGKGLTYGGSLARKEATGYGCVYFAEEMLQERNSSLEGKICTISGSGNVAIYTIEKLLQMGAKPVTASDSNGMIYDKDGIDLALLKEIKEVRRGRIKEYASEKTSAKYTPVENYPKGGNAVWHVPCFAAFPSATQNELSAIDAKMLLANGCKCVAEGANMPSTNEAIELFLQAKISYGLGKAANAGGVSVSGLEMSQNASMHPWTFEVVDAKLRHIMKEIYKNVSETAKEFKDPTNFVLGANIAGFRKVAQAMIAQGV; from the coding sequence ATGTATGCAGAAAAAATTCTTAATCATTTGACTAATAAATACCCTCATCAAAAAGAGTTTCATCAAGCTGTGCATGAGGCATTGAGTTCTTTAAAACCTCTTTTAGATAGCGATAAAAGTTTTGAAAAACATGCGATTTTAGAGCGTTTGGTTGAGCCTGAGAGAGAAATCTTTTTTAGAGTTTCTTGGCTAGATGATAATAACCAAATCCAAGTTAATCGTGGGTGTAGGATTGAGTTTAATTCCGCTATTGGCCCTTATAAGGGGGGCTTGAGATTTCACCCAAGTGTGAATGAAAGCGTGATTAAATTTTTAGGTTTTGAGCAAGTATTAAAAAATTCACTCACTACTTTAGCTATGGGGGGTGCTAAGGGGGGGAGTGATTTTGACCCTAAAAATAAGAGCGAACATGAGATTATGCGCTTTTGTCAAGCCTTTATGAATGAATTATACCGCCATATTGGAGCGACCACTGATGTCCCAGCGGGAGATACAGGAGTTGGTGAAAGAGAAATTGGCTATTTGTTTGGGCAATATAAGAAGTTGGTTAATCGCTTTGAGGGAGTATTGACCGGTAAAGGGCTAACTTATGGGGGGAGTTTAGCTAGAAAAGAGGCTACAGGCTATGGGTGCGTGTATTTTGCTGAAGAAATGTTGCAAGAGAGAAACAGCTCTTTAGAGGGCAAGATTTGCACTATTTCTGGGAGTGGTAATGTAGCCATTTATACGATTGAAAAATTACTTCAAATGGGAGCAAAGCCCGTTACTGCAAGTGATTCTAATGGCATGATTTATGATAAAGATGGCATTGATTTGGCACTTTTAAAAGAGATTAAAGAAGTGCGTCGTGGAAGAATTAAAGAATATGCTTCAGAAAAAACAAGCGCTAAATACACGCCTGTAGAAAATTATCCTAAAGGGGGTAATGCCGTATGGCATGTGCCTTGTTTTGCGGCTTTTCCTAGTGCTACACAAAATGAATTGAGTGCTATTGATGCCAAAATGCTTTTAGCTAATGGGTGCAAATGTGTGGCTGAGGGAGCGAATATGCCCTCAACTAATGAGGCAATAGAGTTGTTTTTGCAGGCTAAGATTTCTTATGGACTAGGTAAGGCAGCAAATGCGGGGGGCGTGAGTGTGAGTGGCTTAGAAATGTCGCAAAATGCGAGTATGCATCCTTGGACTTTTGAAGTCGTTGATGCGAAGTTGCGCCATATTATGAAAGAGATTTATAAAAATGTCTCAGAAACCGCTAAGGAGTTTAAAGACCCTACGAATTTTGTTCTAGGGGCTAATATTGCCGGCTTTAGAAAGGTCGCACAAGCTATGATAGCCCAAGGGGTTTAA
- the radA gene encoding DNA repair protein RadA: MAKKTSLFECQHCGFTSPKWLGKCIQCNSWESFVELNQTQKEVLKTIQSPLSKTQKSISIVEIEHEEVIKFPSTQSELDIVLGGGIAKGGLYLVGGSPGVGKSTLLLKVASGLARNKQKVLYVSGEESLSQIKMRATRLDCIEKELFLLNEINWPVIKANIESENYFACVIDSIQTLYSPEISSAPGSISQVREITFELMRLAKTRDIAIFIIGHITKEGSIAGPRVLEHMVDSVLYFEGDPSRELRILRSFKNRFGPTSEIGLFEMKEQGLVSAKETSSLFFSKEEPMEGSAITITLEGSRALILEIQALVSECAFGMPKRLANGFDTNRLNMLIALLEKKLEIPLNRHDVFINVSGGIKISEPACDLAVIASILSSFRNRKIDNKTAFLGEVSLNGRILEAPNLNARLKEMENYGFLKAILPKKPSQKTSIKCYEANVVGKIIEWM, encoded by the coding sequence ATGGCTAAAAAAACTTCTTTATTTGAGTGCCAGCATTGTGGTTTTACTAGCCCTAAATGGCTAGGCAAATGCATTCAGTGCAACTCATGGGAGAGCTTTGTAGAATTAAACCAAACTCAAAAGGAAGTTTTAAAGACTATTCAATCTCCGCTTTCAAAAACACAAAAAAGCATTTCTATTGTTGAAATTGAGCATGAAGAAGTCATTAAATTTCCATCCACTCAAAGCGAACTAGATATTGTTCTAGGTGGGGGGATTGCTAAGGGGGGATTGTATTTAGTTGGGGGAAGCCCAGGGGTGGGGAAATCCACTTTGCTTTTAAAAGTTGCTTCTGGGTTGGCTAGAAATAAGCAAAAGGTTTTGTATGTGAGTGGCGAAGAGAGCTTGAGTCAAATTAAAATGCGAGCCACTAGGCTAGATTGCATAGAAAAAGAGTTGTTTTTGCTCAATGAAATCAATTGGCCTGTAATTAAGGCTAATATTGAAAGCGAAAATTACTTTGCTTGCGTGATTGATTCTATCCAAACGCTCTATTCGCCAGAGATTTCTTCAGCACCCGGTTCTATTTCGCAAGTGAGAGAAATCACTTTTGAACTTATGCGTTTAGCCAAGACTAGAGACATTGCTATTTTTATTATCGGTCATATTACTAAAGAAGGCTCAATTGCTGGCCCTAGGGTGCTAGAGCATATGGTAGATAGCGTGTTATACTTTGAAGGTGATCCTAGTAGAGAATTACGGATTTTAAGGAGCTTTAAAAACCGCTTTGGTCCTACAAGTGAAATCGGACTCTTTGAGATGAAAGAGCAAGGCTTAGTGAGTGCCAAAGAAACTTCAAGCTTGTTTTTTTCTAAAGAAGAACCCATGGAAGGGAGTGCAATTACCATTACCTTGGAAGGCTCAAGAGCATTAATCTTAGAAATCCAAGCGTTAGTGAGTGAATGTGCGTTTGGAATGCCAAAAAGACTAGCTAATGGATTTGATACTAATAGGCTTAACATGCTCATAGCTCTGTTAGAAAAAAAGCTAGAAATCCCACTCAATCGCCATGATGTGTTTATTAATGTGAGTGGGGGCATTAAGATTAGTGAACCAGCTTGTGATTTAGCCGTAATTGCAAGCATTCTCTCAAGCTTTAGAAACAGAAAAATTGACAATAAAACCGCCTTTTTAGGTGAGGTTAGTTTAAATGGTAGGATTTTAGAAGCCCCTAATTTGAATGCAAGGTTAAAAGAAATGGAGAATTATGGTTTTTTAAAAGCCATTTTGCCTAAAAAACCCAGTCAAAAAACTTCTATCAAATGCTATGAGGCAAATGTGGTAGGCAAGATTATTGAATGGATGTAG